One window of the Bos mutus isolate GX-2022 chromosome X, NWIPB_WYAK_1.1, whole genome shotgun sequence genome contains the following:
- the TSC22D3 gene encoding TSC22 domain family protein 3 isoform X4 — MDLVKNHLMYAVREEVEILKEQIRELVEKNSQLERENTLLKTLASPEQLEKFQSRLSPEEPAPETPETPEAPGGSAV; from the exons ATG GATCTAGTGAAGAATCATCTGATGTATGCTGTGAGAGAGGAGGTGGAGATCCTGAAGGAGCAGATCCGGGAGCTGGTGGAGAAGAACTCCCAGCTGGAGCGGGAGAATACTCTCTTGAAGACCCTGGCGAGCCCAGAGCAGCTGGAGAAGTTCCAGTCCCGTCTGAGCCCCGAGGAGCCAGCTCCCGAAACCCCAGAAACCCCCGAGGCCCCCGGTGGTTCTGCGGTGTAA
- the TSC22D3 gene encoding TSC22 domain family protein 3 isoform X3, with amino-acid sequence MNTEMYQTPMEVAVYQLHNFNISFFSSLLGGDVVSVKLDNSASGASVVAIDNKIEQAMDLVKNHLMYAVREEVEILKEQIRELVEKNSQLERENTLLKTLASPEQLEKFQSRLSPEEPAPETPETPEAPGGSAV; translated from the exons ATGAACACCGAAATGTATCAGACCCCCATGGAGGTGGCGGTCTATCAGCTGCACAATTTCAacatctccttcttctcttccctgcTTGGAGGGGATGTGGTTTCCGTTAAGCTGGATAACAG TGCCTCCGGAGCCAGTGTGGTGGCCATAGACAACAAGATCGAGCAGGCCATG GATCTAGTGAAGAATCATCTGATGTATGCTGTGAGAGAGGAGGTGGAGATCCTGAAGGAGCAGATCCGGGAGCTGGTGGAGAAGAACTCCCAGCTGGAGCGGGAGAATACTCTCTTGAAGACCCTGGCGAGCCCAGAGCAGCTGGAGAAGTTCCAGTCCCGTCTGAGCCCCGAGGAGCCAGCTCCCGAAACCCCAGAAACCCCCGAGGCCCCCGGTGGTTCTGCGGTGTAA